acacacacacacacacacacacacacacacacacacacacacacacacacacacacacacacggcgcGCGCGTGCACAAACATGCATTAATTCATTAATACAgataattaattacttatacCTACAGTTAATTTGTATCACTTAGTACtatatgataataataataataataataataataataataataataataataataataataataataataataataataataataataataataatagaaagaGTGTAGTGGTAGTATTTAAATATAATTCTATATTTTGAATATAGCAGCTCCTcccttctttctctctctccgtgGGTCTGGGTGGCAGCATATCTCAACTCGATTCAGTGTGACAATATTGTTTGGCTATCATTCGCTGCTTTAGGATGAATGGCATCGATCCTCTTTTAACAACATTTGTTTCCTATTGTGTTCGGCGGCGCAGCAGAGGAGGGCAGACGTGTGAAAGTGGCTGTTTGATTCTCTTTTTCATCCCCATGACCTCAGCTTTTGTGTCTCGTCACCCTGGGAATGTCACGCCTCACTACTCTACTTTAAGATGTTTCAGAAAGTGccctttgttttccttcttcttcttcttctccttttttttttaaagctcacaCAAAATTGTTCTTGTGCACCTCCCCACcaccaaccaccaccaccaccacctccacctcctcctgctATAAAGGATACTTCAGACCGAGGCACGGTTCACAAGTGCAATGCAATTTGGCTTATCCCAACCTTTGTTCGGGTTTCTACAAATGACCAAACATAGTGCAGACTTGATCTACTGCTGCTTGAACTCCGGAGTTTGGGAGCTGGTAGAAAGAAAAACCTATTCAGATTCAGAGTCATGGTGGTATTTTTCAGTGTGCGCGCTGGACGGGGACAAAGGGCCCAACAATATCCCATAACCCCGGAGCTCAAAAAGCCACTGCGTTTGAGAGTGAGCggagtcagaaaaaaaaaaaaaaaaaaacgcctgcCTGGCTCGGCTGGTTAAAACAAGCCTTGCGGGTTAACTTGCAGGCGGATGCACAATTATTTTTCCCAGAATATGATCTTTGAAATAAGCTAAATGCTGCGTGGAATTCTTCCAATTTacgcaaaaaaagaaaaaaaaaaacagaaaaaaaaagatcacaaaaTCATCCACTTTGCGCGAATCGAATGATCTCATTGATTTGACCGAGCCCGCTTCATATCTTCCACATTCTGCGCAATTAGTGGGAGTGAACGGACGGTCCGCCCTGCGCACTGGATGTCAGAAGATGTTTGGCACTTGGTAGACTGTTGTCATTATCCGCCGTGTTTGAGTTGAGGGCGACAGGGGCCACTTCCTTGTggacaaaacctttttttttttttcagcggaACGTTAATGTGAAATGACAGCTGTTAAAAGCCAGTCTGCTgatgtaaaacagattaaaaaaaagtgtgtacaAGTTTTTGGATTCATCTCAttaaagaaataacaaaaaaaaaatattaacttcatttaagaaacataaacattattattacaGCGTGGTCGTATTTTTTTTCtacgataaaaaaaaagatgaattagTTTACATATTTGTCCTGACCGATGAGTTCAGATCGTTAATCAGTCCAGAGGACGCTCCTCTGCAGGTTTCTGGGTAAAAGTAGAGAGAACTCGGTGCTCCCCCGCAATGCGATTCTTGTCGTAATCCATCAGCCTGGTGATGGGGTGCGCTGTGGGTTTATAGAGGCGGAGAAATTAGCATAAATTATGAGTAAATCTggatgtgcgtgtgtgtggtcCCCCGGCATTGCGAGCCCTCCAAGCGTAAAAAGGTGGCCCTGCACGGCCAAGAAAGCTTGAATAGAACTTTGCTGAAAATAGGCTTCCCATTCCGGGGCTTCGCATTCATATAATTGACTTATGGATATTTTATACAGTTTTCGCCACACCATCCTCGAGGGTTTTATTTGCATTCCTGGAGTACTTTTTGGACCTTCTTTTACATAAGCACAATGGAGCTGATTGCCTCATGAAGTTTGAGTTTGAACAGcgctgttttgctttgtgtggatgtttttttttatattcgtCTTTCTCTCTGCTCTGGGGGAAACTGgccggggaaaaaaaattatagtcaAAAAGCCTACTCACCGCATATTGTTTTTTATACAGTgtgtgtataataaaaaaaattgagcgcaatccaaatgtgtttttcttaagCACCTTTAATCATCACGTccaatttagtaaaaaaaaaagcatgcttCATTACACCTTTATTACCACACAAAGTTTAAAAATTCAATATCcacacacaaatatacatatttaGAGTAAATAAAGCACGGCGAAAGTTCCTACTTTTAGTTTAAATTCTGAGCGTTAGGTCCGCAGAACAGGGCATACCTTCACACACCGAGTGCCATCCGGTTACCGAGCCTCTTTCGCCCCCTTTTTCTGTCTTCAAATGGAAACGATTTCCATTGGCCCAAGGTGTCCGTGTAAATAGGTGTAAATGAAACCAGATTATGCTTTCCTTCCCAagcaccccctccctcccctccttcccTCCCATGGCAATTGTCATGTGATAGCAAAGAGGTGGCACATTAATGGAGCGCCTCTACAGGGGTTCTTTTCTGCTCATGTCACTACATAAAACTATCAGATGGTTAGAGGAAGGCCATGGAGGCGCACGACAGCTAGGCTCATCGAAGGAAAACCCCGCCAAATGAAGTTCATCCCTGAACCCTAACAGGACAGGCTGTGTCGCTTCGACGGAAAAACGACGCTCCGTAAATGCGCACCGTCTCCTCCTTCAGTGCGGAGGCGCTCAGAGACCGGCTGCTTTACGCGCGCCAAGACTGAAACTTTCCTCGGCACTTGTTTGCGAGACAAGCACTGAGTTATCATCGGGGGACTGAGGGGATTCtaaactttttatatatatcactacgattcttttttttttaaatttatttttacaaaacatcGAGGATGCCTCGTCCGGGGAGAAACACGTACAGCGACCAGAAGCCACCTTACTCCTACATCTCGCTGACGGCCATGGCGATCCAGAGCTGCCCGGAGAAGATGCTGCCCCTCAGTGAAATTTACAAGTTCATCATGGATCGGTTCCCTTACTACAGAGAAAACACGCAGCGGTGGCAGAACTCTCTGCGGCACAACCTGTCGTTCAACGACTGTTTCATCAAGATCCCCCGGCGCCCGGATCAGCCAGGCAAGGGCAGCTTTTGGGCTCTGCACCCCAACTGCGGGGACATGTTCGAGAACGGAAGTTTTCTGCGGCGCCGCAAGAGGTTCAAGGTGCTGCCCGCGTCGGACCACCTGGGCCCCACCAAGCAGTCGGACGCGGCGCATTACCTCCAGCAGCAAGCCAAGTTGAGACTGAGCGCCCTGGCGGCCAGCAGCACGCACCTTCCCCAGATGTCAACGTACAACCTCGGAGTATCCCAGTCGTCCACCTTCAAGCACCCGTTCGCCATCGAGAACATCATCGCCCGCGAGTACAAGGTCCCCGGCAGCCTGGCGTTCTCCACCATGCAGTCCATGTCCGCCGGCTACCCGCTGCACAACCAGCTCACCACGGCCTGGCCGCACATGTACAACAGCAGCGTGATCGACACGGCGGCCCCGATCTCCATGGCGAGCGGCGACTACAGCGCGTACGGGGTGCCCATAAAGTCGCTGTGTCACGGGGGGCAGTCCTTGCCGGCCATCCCGGTGCCGATCAAGCCCACCCCGACCTCCATGACGGGCTTTTCCGCGCTGCCTCCCCACATCCCCGCGTTCCTATCGAACTCTCCCCAGTCCCTGAGCCCGACCTCCCCACAGACAGCCACGAGCCAAAGCAGCCCGGCGACCCCCAGCGAGACTCTGACGAGCCCCTCCACGCTGCAGTCCGTGGCCGTGCACTGACTgcacccccctcaccccctcctcaaaaaaaaaaaaaaaaaaagaaaaaaaaaaaaaactctccttaTTACCAAAACCCAAAGTTTATATTTTCTGCAGTCGGAAACTATCAAGGCGAGTGGAGGTTGCATATCGATTTATTTGTGTATATGTGTTGAATGTGTCGCTTTAAATCGTGTCAAGTCCAGCACAGAACCGCACACGAAGTATTGCTCTTGAACATATAAATTATTTGATAGTTCTATTTTCCAGTTTGTTGTGACATGTAGGCTAAAGGGTCGATGATGGGGTGGGCCGCCGAGGTGATCAGGGGTCGGgcttggtttctgtttttttgtttgttgttgttcttggcAAGAACTCTCATTAGAACTTTTGCACCGTTTCTGTGGGACCACCAATCTCAATAATAATGCAAAGATAAAGCTCATGTTTGCTTTTGCCGTCTTGGAATGATGGCTAAAAGGTTATACCAAATAGGAGTAGTAGCTATTTAGATCTGTTCTTACACCATCcctggaataataataataataataataataataataatacaaaaaatagACAGAAAAGCAAGCCGAGTTATAAATCTTTCCAAAAACTGAAAGTGTCGTCCTCATAATGCAAGATGTGAACATTTGTTGTGAaatgcacttttcttttttaaatttaactttttagatATCTATTTTACAGGCGATTAAAAACAATGTTCTGTGaagcatttaatttaaaagccGTGGTGACCATGTTTATCAGATGCTGTaaaatttgtaattttcttttgagGTGAAGCATGCTTTCCTGAATTTGTATGGTTCCTGTTggtgttgttattgttgttttttccccctttttgttTCACTCAAATTCtctccgtgttttttttttttttttcttgtttaaaaaaaaatctgattttgcaAGCATGCGTGCTTTGGAAAAGTGTGCAAACAGTCTGCGATGAACTGGGGGGTAAAAATGGTCAtagaaatattttctcattaaaaGTGAAGCAAACAATCAGAAATGTTTCTCAAGATTTCAtccaaaaatacaacaaattattattattattattattattattattattattattattattattattattattattattattattattattattattattattattattttagttcaATATTGGTCCAGCcaagaaaaacaatttaattattgtttgtataataataataataataataataataataataataataataataataataataataataataataataatcgtaataatattaataataatagtaaggGTGAGACAAGCAGGGCAGCATTTGGTTCAGAAATGACTGTGCAGTCGATTAGGATGCAGGGAGCT
This genomic stretch from Fundulus heteroclitus isolate FHET01 chromosome 2, MU-UCD_Fhet_4.1, whole genome shotgun sequence harbors:
- the foxb1a gene encoding forkhead box protein B1a, translated to MPRPGRNTYSDQKPPYSYISLTAMAIQSCPEKMLPLSEIYKFIMDRFPYYRENTQRWQNSLRHNLSFNDCFIKIPRRPDQPGKGSFWALHPNCGDMFENGSFLRRRKRFKVLPASDHLGPTKQSDAAHYLQQQAKLRLSALAASSTHLPQMSTYNLGVSQSSTFKHPFAIENIIAREYKVPGSLAFSTMQSMSAGYPLHNQLTTAWPHMYNSSVIDTAAPISMASGDYSAYGVPIKSLCHGGQSLPAIPVPIKPTPTSMTGFSALPPHIPAFLSNSPQSLSPTSPQTATSQSSPATPSETLTSPSTLQSVAVH